The Thalassospira sp. TSL5-1 sequence TCCGGTTTTGTTTATCGGGTTTGGGCACTATCGCGCATAAGCTGGTAAATCCGGTCCCGTAACCAGCGATGCAGCGGGTGGGTGGTTGTGCGGTCATGCCAGACCAGGGCCATGTCAAAGCCCGGAACCGGCAGCGGCGGGGGCAGGATTTGCAGGCGGCCCTGGCGGTTTTCTGCGACCCGGCTGGGAACAAGGGCGATCATGTCACTTTGGGCAATAATATCGGGCACGACCAGAAAACCGGGGGCTGACAGGCATACCCGGCGGTTTTTCCCCACCCCGGCCAGGGCGGCATCTGCCGGGCCTGCAAACCCACCCCCCTCGGGCGAGACGATAACGTGGTCAAGCTGGCAAAAGGTTTCAAGGTCCAGCGTATTCTTGATGGCAGGGTGGCCGGGCCGGGCAATGGCGACATAGGTTTCATGGTACAGATGGCGCATATGCAGGGTTTCGGGCGCGGTTTCCGGCGTGGTCAGGGCCAGGTGAATGTCGCCACGCGCCATTTTATCTTCAAGCCGGGCTGTATCAATGGTGCGCCAGGACAGGCGAAGGCCCGGTGCCTCGTTT is a genomic window containing:
- a CDS encoding LysR family transcriptional regulator, with amino-acid sequence MNIEQLDLNLLVTLDTLLAERNVTHAARRLNLSQPALSARLTRLRDLLNDPLLLPSQRGMIPTERALELQAPLHDAIEAVRRVIAETSPFDPAAITATIAIAASDYVQYSVLLPLLHILQNEAPGLRLSWRTIDTARLEDKMARGDIHLALTTPETAPETLHMRHLYHETYVAIARPGHPAIKNTLDLETFCQLDHVIVSPEGGGFAGPADAALAGVGKNRRVCLSAPGFLVVPDIIAQSDMIALVPSRVAENRQGRLQILPPPLPVPGFDMALVWHDRTTTHPLHRWLRDRIYQLMRDSAQTR